A single window of Solenopsis invicta isolate M01_SB chromosome 3, UNIL_Sinv_3.0, whole genome shotgun sequence DNA harbors:
- the LOC120357347 gene encoding uncharacterized protein LOC120357347 gives MNNTEIQENDNESNDPDYDPDYIQSEQSSITSDFEETDKLDACEDDSKCNKRFSNTQNNDSAISTGIDVSNNQACEIRQDDQTEIPTKLTGTKKYMCVFCHKMQTKIARHLELIHSEEPDVQKFKYLPKGCSERRKIIDSLRKQGNFKFNINKQYENKGFIPCRRPRENNPKLLKNYLACGSCKGHYLKSSIRHHFRKCTGRSGKQSRIVKVMGRRIEGKCHKEADEKVRRLILPTMRSDGVSYNIRYDDLLILYANTQSKKYRHSTHHIKMIRARLRLVTRLLIAMKSIDNNITSLTSIYDPKYYDTFIDAVNIVAQYNKEKDIYEKPANASNLGTYVKHIGELLITKCIKEHNDTMKINTKNFLKLLTVDYGSSVNKTVVESQTQFKRQKSTKLPTINDIKTLRSYLLKVQRESYNKLQNKFLLSAWISLGEATLTSIQLFNRRRPGETERILIS, from the exons ATGAATAATACTGAAATACAAG aGAATGATAATGAAAGTAATGATCCTGATTATGATCCTGATTATATACAAAGTGAACAATCGTCAATTACTAGTGATTTTGAAGAAACAGACAAATTAGATGCGTGTGAAGATGATAGTAAATGTAATAAGCGTTTTTCTAATACACAAAACAACGACTCGGCAATATCTACAGGCATAGATGTGAGTAATAATCAGGCATGCGAAATTCGGCAAGATGATCAAACAGAAATACCTACAAAACTTACTGGCacgaaaaaatatatgtgtgtcTTCTGTCACAAAATGCAAACAAAGATTGCTCGACATTTGGAATTAATTCATTCTGAGGAACCTGACGTtcaaaagttcaaatatttacctAAAGGTTGtagtgaaagaagaaaaattatcgATAGTTTAagaaaacaaggaaattttaaatttaatattaataaacagtaTGAAAATAAAGGATTTATTCCATGTAGGCGGCCAAGAGAAAATAATcctaaattacttaaaaattatttggcatgTGGAAGTTGCAAGGGCCACTATTTGAAATCATCAATAAGACATCATTTTAGAAAATGTACAGGTCGGAGTGGAAAGCAAAGTCGTATTGTTAAAGTAATGGGTCGGAGGATAGAGGGCAAATGTCATAAAGAAGCTGATGAGAAAGTACGGCGATTAATATTACCAACAATGAGAAGTGATGGCGTATCATATAATATTCGTTACGATGATTTACTGATATTATACGCAAACACCCAGTCTAAAAAATATAGGCATTCAACGCatcatataaaaatgattcgaGCTCGACTGCGCCTTGTAACTCGCCTATTGATAGCAATGAAgagtattgataataatataacatcTTTAACTTCTATTTATGATCCAAAATATTATGATACTTTTATAGACGCTGTAAATATTGTTGCAcaatataacaaagaaaaagatatcTATGAAAAACCTGCTAATGCATCTAACCTTGGTACTTACGTGAAGCATATAGGCGAGCtcttaataacaaaatgcaTAAAAGAACATAATGATACtatgaaaataaatacgaaaaactttttaaaactcttGACCGTTGATTATGGATCAAGTGTTAACAAAACTGTAGTCGAATCTCAAACTCAATTTAAAAGACAAAAGAGCACAAAACTTCCTacaattaatgatataaaaacatTGCGCAGTTATCTATTGAAAGTGCAAAGAGAATCATACAATAAATTGCAAAACAAATTTCTATTATCTGCATGGATTTCTCTTGGAGAAGCTACTTTAACATCAATACAATTGTTTAACCGTCGTCGGCCAGGAGAAACTGAACGAATATTAATTTCctga
- the LOC105200296 gene encoding uncharacterized protein LOC105200296, protein MGITLNLTDNQITDLANFMGHHEKIHKEVYRNPVIVKDITEISQLLEAAQGVRDEANNLIDETDSEDASETENSTDMTENDDTFPEVNLQQSNDSSSSFSTYKERTKTELKAIRKKTRKSKDEPIKRTAWTEDEKRIILETFKTSLQTDTTITGKEMQNLISITPCLAQRTVPQMRAWIYSQKKKF, encoded by the exons ATGGGAATTACGCTTAATTTAACAGACAACCAGATTACAGATTTGGCCAATTTCATGGgccatcatgaaaaaatacaCAAAGAAGTGTACAGAAATCCTGTAATAGTTAAGGACATTACAGAAATCTCACAACTTTTAGAAGCTGCACAAGGTGTAAGAGATGAAGCAAACAATTTAATTGATGAAACTGACAGTGAGGACGCAAGCGAGACTGAAAATAGTACAGATATGACGGAAAATGATGACACCTTTCCAGAAGTTAACTTGCAACAATCAAATGACA GCTCATCATCTTTCTCAACATATAAGGAACGTACAAAGACTGAATTAAAAgcaatacggaaaaaaactcgCAAATCAAAAG ATGAACCTATTAAACGAACAGCTTGGACAGAAgatgaaaaaagaattatactagaaacatttaaaacatcATTACAAACAGATACAACAATAACTGGAAAAGAAATGCAAAATCTCATATCTATCACTCCTTGTCTGGCTCAACGAACAGTTCCACAAATGAGAGCATGGatatattcgcaaaaaaaaaaattttaa